The Xenopus tropicalis strain Nigerian chromosome 1, UCB_Xtro_10.0, whole genome shotgun sequence DNA segment ACTAAAGCTTTTGTGGCTGTTTATGTTCTCAACTGCCCATGAAGAGTCGGTGATTGTACTTGGTtatatttattggtatttatccAATTCCCAGGTGTGCGGTGCTGATGTTTCAAAGAGAATTTGCACTGCGCTTGGTGGCCAAACCTGGAGATAAACTGTACTGCAGGCTTTCCATTAACACTCAGCTCTTGGCTCGTGTTGATCACATCATGAAAGTAAGCCAAAtcttttgtttgtgtgtgtatatatatacatgtatgtatatttagagAGAAAACACTTTTTCAAATGCATTCCAATATTTTGTACTGCAACCAAGGCATTGCTGAATGTGCTCTGTAAGCCTAAGTCTTTATGAGGTGATTCAGTTGCCGTTAGCCtatttgtaaaaaattatttatttttattttttttgaacaTTCACTATAGTTTGGGTGCATGGATATGGATACAATAGAAAATTACCTGGAGGGGCTTTGTGTACCCTAATTGATTGACTGACGGCAGTATATGGGAGAAAAAAAACCTCTACTGCTAGAAAAGCCAATGCAAAACAAAACCAATTCACACTGATCAGTGGCAGTCATTTGGTTTATTTCAGTATGGGAGAGActttcttgtttttgttttttttttgcagagtgtAACCCACTTTGTAATGTGCAGCCAGCCAGAGTATTTGAGAGACTTTAGGGGAAGATTAGCTAAAAGAAAATGTAAGGACGTTATGCACCTCTATGAATTTATCAtgatatttgtttgttttgtcaTACAGGTAGGAAAGAATAATTTCAGGCCCCCTCCAAAAGTTGAATCCAGTGTAGTCCGGATAGAGCCCAAAAATCCTCCACCTCCTATTAATTTTCAGGTAATGTATTCTTATAGGGGGTTTAATACATACATGTGTAGCTACCTTGATGTGTAAGACAATAtgctattgtatttattattttattatatatattattattagggatgcaccaaacccacttttttgggttcggacgaatcccaaactgaatcctaattagcatatgctgattaggatcggaaggggttaaaaaaaaatttttcacaGCCCATTTGaccctttctgaattctaattagctTATGCTAATTCTGATTCTGTTTGGCTGGGACCGCAGATCCGGCTGAAATCAAATCCTTAAAAAATAACGGAAtcgtgcatccctaattattatgGTAGTATATTTCTGGAGTTCACAATTATTCTATAACTTAAACATGTCTGCATACTGATCTGTAGCGCTGGAGGGCTAAATACTGTATAGACATAAGTATTTCTGGGTGTCCATAACAGCAGGAAGCCCAGGAAGGAAAACCAAGTTTCACTTCTATTTTCTGCTTTTTGCAGGAATGGGACGGGCTGGTCAGGATTGCATTTGTTCGAAAAAATAAAACCCTTGCAGCAGCTTTCAAGTAAGTGATGCTTCTGGGTACAAACTCAGCCACTTGTTTCACTGGATGATATCTTTCTTTAACATAGGTTTATATTAGATGTCTTGTTTTTCATGGTTTCTGATTTGTTTTGTGTAGAGTTTTTATCCTTAGTGGTATGAAAGTGCATTTCACCCCCCGGATTTGGGTTtttagtcaatggcagatgttccttcccttccCTGATCCGTCTTTTCCTTCGAAAAAAATGGGAAATGTTagagtttaagtaaatctgcccccaaataaatatatatataaaccttgaACCCAAGAAGTCTTACCACTGTAGGGTGTTTATTAAAAGCAGAGTGCTATGCTATTAAGAGACAACATAGAACTGACTTTTGCCACAAcaaatttaattgatttttttgggGAAGCAAAATTGCGAGTTTCTAAGGCACTTAAGTGTTCTGCCAAACAGATTAGAAAGTACATACCAATAGTAAAGTGGTATGGGCATTTTATTGCCATTAATCTAATTCTAAGACAAATCGAAGAGACTAAGTGTTTACCTTTCATAGGTAGTAATGGTATTTCCCATCCTCGGAGAGACCATTTCATTGATATTTTGTGTGAAAATTCTCTTGATGTTTGTTATTATAAGGATGAATATAAGTACAACATTGAGCTAATGATACATTCTCTGCTTCTCAGATCCACGGCTGTGCAAGAGCTGCTTGAGAAAAATTACAAAATCCATTGCTCGCTGCATAATATTGTAAGTATGAGTGTGTGCAGCTCTGTGTCTCTGGGAATTATAATGCTAATGCTACACTGGCAGTGCACACTGTTACTGTGTAGGGCTGATAAGTCTGTCACAGGGCTGTGGCAAACTACAACTTTACAATGGGAAAAaatttttacaccagcacacccttacctcctccagagaattactacttggtgcacagcctagagagtcgccactctccacacagtccggtcaaaatatttcagccagcacaacaagtaaagtgcaagcagggcttggcCCCTgagtgtttattcaaaaagcaacgtttcgggggcgtgccccttcgtcaggcatggctgaaatattttgaccaaaCTACAACTTTAGCCAGCGTCTATCTTGGAAAGGATTGTAAAGGATAAAATACTCATGGGGGGAGGTAACAGACCCCTTTATTGTCTATGTGGCTTTTATGGCAGAAGGCACTGAAACACCAAACACAGATAAGATGCAGCATATGTAGCTCTAATGCCCCCTGGGATGGCCACAATGAAGTAAAGCCAAGTTCTGTATCTGTGTGACTCTTTTTGTATTTAACAGTCGGTGCCAGAAAACTTCAGTATTGCAGAAAAAATTGAAGGAGTTCTCACAGAAACCGGATTCAGCGAAAAACGTGCCCGTTCAATGGATATCGATGATTTTATGGCGTAAGTCTTTCTTCACTGTGTGCCCTAGGAAATACCCAGATCGATTAACTATCTATTaactattaatatataatatttatatattatatttttttgttttagactCCTTCATGGATTTAATTCACAAGGAATCCACTTTACATAAGCACCTTGGGACTCTCCGCTGACCCCGGCAGTTTGGTGACAATGGATTTCTGTCACAGGGAGGAATCGGCCACTGATCTTGCAGTTTGTGTAGAATGGTTCTCATTTGTACAGTTTCTCTTCCACACTACCTGCACATTACTGTTGTGAACACTGAAATAATGTGTGAcctgaaatgtaaaataacttATACAAAGCCAAGTCTGATAATGTCTGGGCAACACAAGGAGAGGAAATAGAAATTCTGCTTGTTGGCTACAAGCCAATTGCTTACTTTTTCCCCAGACCAATGCTGGATTTAGTACTGTGACCCATGCATCATTTTGGTCATTCTCAATGCTCAGTTTCAGCTTCTTCAGACTTGTACATGGACCCAATAGTACATTTTGGGCTACTGGGCACATTGGAGGCTAGAAAGCCACAAGGGTGCATTGGGAGAACTCTAGGTAAGAAAGGTCCCTGGCGCCATTACaattttttcccaaacagaagCACCAGTCTGGGGGAAAAGTTTtctgggtggttcacctttaagttagcttttagtttgttatagaatggccacttcttagcaacttttcaactggtcttcatgctattaaaattgtttttggattatttgccttcctcttctgcctctttccagctttcaaacggggttcactgaccccagcagtggCTACAATCTTGAGGCTACAATATCATTGTTATTTTctaatatctttctatttaggcctctcctCTTCATACTTCAATCTTGCACAtcactatctagttgctagggtaatttggaccccagcaaacATATAGGTGCTATAAACTGGAgcattgctgaataaaaagctcaataatgaaaaaaaacacaaataaaaaaatgaagacctattgcaaagtgtctcagaatagcactctctatacaTACTAATAGTAatggtgaacaaaccctttaatatGCTGGGGAGTGTTTAATATGTCCTTTGATTATGGTTTCTTGCTATTATTTAACATACAATCACAACTATTTTATCCAACTCTCGGACAATATAACCTATTTATAAACCAGGTTTACTTTCTCTGTatcttttctaaatatatatactgtatatttctatgtAAGGGAGCTGCAACATTGCTGTACATCTACTGAACGATTGATTCTTGCAAAGATTTGAAGCAGTGTCCCCAGAGAGACTGGATAATGATGGAAGTGGCTTGGCTCTTGCTGGCTGTAAAGAGAAACacaacatttaaacaaaaaatcctGCAGACCCAAGAGCAACAATTTTACTCAGCAATAAACGCACATCTATGCAATGTGTTTGGCTCcagctttcagctgccatagcaTGATTCCACTCACTGTGATAGGGGCAAGCAGGCATGCTTATGGTGGGCAATTTGagagctggtacaggtatgggatccattatctggaaactcattatccagaaagttccaaattacggagaggccatctcccatagactccattataagcaaataattctaattttttaaaataatttcctttttctctgtatcaataaaacagtgagtttgtacttgatcccaactaagataccattaatccatactggaggcaaaataatcctattgggtttcattaatgtttaaattatttttagtt contains these protein-coding regions:
- the dimt1 gene encoding probable dimethyladenosine transferase (The RefSeq protein has 1 substitution compared to this genomic sequence); the encoded protein is MPKVRAEKKTRRHQEVKSQGVLFNTVLGQHILKNPLIVNSIIDKAAIRPTDVVLEVGPGTGNMTMKLLEKAKRVVACELDTRLVAELQKRVQGSAVASKLQVMVGDVLKTDLPFFDLCVANLPYQISSPFVFKLLLHRPFFRCAVLMFQREFALRLVAKPGDKLYCRLSINTQLLARVDHIMKVGKNNFRPPPKVESSVVRIEPKNPPPPINFQEWDGLVRIAFVRKNKTLAAAFKSTAVQELLEKNYKIHCSLHNISVPENFSIAEKIEGVLTETGFSEKRARSMDIDDFMALLHGFNSQGIHFT